The Juglans microcarpa x Juglans regia isolate MS1-56 chromosome 2D, Jm3101_v1.0, whole genome shotgun sequence DNA window ATCCTATCTAGCTGGGCAATCAATCGAATCAACTTGCAacctataaataatattataattaataattatatagaaGTTAATTAACCacgtaaatatataataatacacgtacgtacgtaaaatatttttttttaaattttttttttacaattctattttaaatggatgatgcatataatatatatgattatcatgtaaattaaatttgaaattcaagttaTTAAATAttggttatatatatttttttataaaataatactatgACAATATTGATTAATTGGCCACAGAATgagttatataaatatcatcATTCTTATaaccacatattatatatatagctatatatataggtttttgTTTCCTGAGGatgtaaaattaattaaactaaaGAACAAATTAAGTACTGGCCGCTAATACTAGTACTTGTCCTCTTATGCACAAACTAATTCCTAAATTGGAAATTCTTACGTGTAAGCTGCCAATTGttgattataataataatatgatatggaCTTCGTGTGAGACTCAAAATGGCATATATAATAATGCAACATTCCATGCCATCTCTCTAGCTACTTTTTTCTTGGATGCCAAATAAAGATCATATATCTAAGTACCAACTCCCCAACCAAacacaaataaatcaaaaattacacacacacacacacacacatatatcaatagaatatttgttgatttttttatttaagaatatgCGTTCATATTCTTGTCTTTATAAGTATTTCATCTACCTACGAGCTTTGTTACTCATCACCtccacacaccatattttttttttttaaatttggttttattcttcttaaattaattgaattattctgcTAATCATCCATATGCCATATATtcggtaagagaaaaaaaatatatatgtggtttgtacgaatgatgaataaaatttttcccTACCAAGAcgacttctttcttttttgaaaaattctactaaatcatccttacaccacacactataaataattttttatttttatttttattttttttcttaccaaatgtatggtatagggatgatgagtagaataatttatttagttCCAgctagaataaaattaaaaataaaaaaaaatcaaatataatatatggtgtgaaataataagtaaaattagtCTTCTTTTTTACTCTTCGGTTTATTGGATTAAGGTCGCTGACTCGCACGTGAATGTTTGTGGATCAGGAGGGACTCCTTAGGTCGAAAGTAAGCCTTGAACTTGGGGCCGAAAGTTCAGCCCAGTTTGTTTATCCTTGCCCAAAGAAAAAATTAGCAGTCTGCCTTTTGATTTAGATCCAGACGGTCCAAATAATTACAACCGTGAAACGCATGAACTCTGTTCAACACAACACACTGTCCCCCTCCCACTGCCAAAATGTGCacgaaaatgacatttatattcAGTTAGTGAAACtttgcatatttattttaaaaaatattaatcaatatgaaatatatatgaaaaaactaatttttttaattattattattattatttttaaaaaaaaaatatgtgagatTTGTACAATCGTTAATCTAATTCCACCGACACCTTCCCATCGTAAAGTACAGTTGTCGGCATAAGGGCATTTGGGCTGGTGGTATGATTCTTGCATACGGTGCGTCGGTGCGAGAGGTCCCGACTCCGAGTTCAATTCTCgaaagagttttattttatataagcaagtttactattaatttaatattattgtctttatattttaaatttaaattaatattatttttaataaaatttattttctaactaatcatattaaataaatacatttattaattcataaaatcatttataattaaatttttctatctCAAAATCCCCCAGCACCTCAATTTCAGAAGACCATGGAAGCAAGCACGACGTCATCAGCATTCAACTGTGCAATTGGGCTGACCAGTAACAAACTGCAGTCTGCCGCCATTTAAAAAAGAggtacttttaaatttttaaactggGATATTTCTTTTTCCGTCAACTTGGTACACGTGGGCTGCCAGCAGTACACAAAGGTGAAGACAAAAGCGATAAAGACTCGGGTCCCACCCTACACTTTCCCGTGTAAAGCTCATGCTGATTGGAGGATTTCTTGCCTGTCATCTCTGGACATTTCCTATTGTGCCAACAAAATGTAAACCCAAGTGTGTTAAGTAGAGTCGAATGATGGCGATGGTCTCACACTCAGTAGAACAGTGAAAATTTTGCCGTAATTTCTTTAGGTGCCTTTTATCTTCGGACCGAACAAAATTAAGCAGAAGTGAGGTGTTTGGCAGGACTAACAATGCTCTTACTTAAAAGGATATTTGCAGCTcgagttattatatttttaaatcggtggttaaaatatatcatctaaattatttaaataataaaatttaattaaaatttattttttaaatcaaattataacatTAAATAATACGTGACAtggatatttaaaattataaagagtACTCTTGCAACTAGCGAATAGGGATATAAATTTAAATCGGTCTGGATTGGATTGGACCGATTGAATCTAGTccaatttttctataattttcaaGATCAGACcggttaaaaaatatatataaattaattttttatattctataaaatatttatatataatatataattatatatcatatatgaaataatttcatattataatttataaattataacataaaatattaatcttaaatatgaatatttataatttgcttgatcatatattattaatataattattataagatagtattattataatttataaaataaaagtttaatgttaaagatgaaaatttaattgatcatatgttttaaacataatatatattaaattattaataacattttatcaagtaacactttattatatgttttttatattttataaaagtagaaaaagagATTGGATTAGACTGAAAAtcgataaaattaaaaatattaatttaaaaagataacttagacgtaattaattttaaaaaatataaaatccatcCATATTGATTCGatactaaattttattcaaaatcaaatccAACTAGACCGATTATACCATGCTATCGAATAAGGCACCCATCACGTGAATTAACATTACTCAGATTCATATCGTATAAAGCATGAAGTGCAGCTTTTattgctaaaaagaaaaataattaaaaaataataataataataaccttGAAATACCCAATCCATCGTACATCAATCCATCGGCAAACGATATCCGGATAACAACACAATCCAGTCTCTCACCCAAATCCCAATCCTCTCGGTCCACGTGTCGATAAAAGCATTCTATCACTGTCATCCCTCAATACGAGATAGCTGACTGTAACCCTCTCTCCTCTCTTACCTTTCTTCCCAACGGGGCCAACTCCTGCGGCCCCCACAAAATGTTGTTCACTTTTTCTCACAATTTCTTCACTCCCCAGCTTCAACCAGGAAGAGAGATCAGGCTGAGGAAGCCAGAGAGTGCCTTGTATGTGAGTGTGTGAATGCGCTGAGAGATCATGTGCAACAAGAACAGTCCTCTGGATATGAAAACCAGGTCTCGGACTAAGAAAGAGAAAGCCAGAGCAACGCTTAAACCAGCACGCAAAACAAGAACCAAGACCAGGAAGCCCAAGTTCCTTAGTCTCCGCCTGGAACTTTCCTCAGAAAACTCACCAACCTCTTCCCAAATGACGCACAGCCACAAAAACAACCAACACGATGCAGATGATCACAGTAGCCAGCACCAGCTGAACCTGTTTCCTCTACACCCGGAAAACCTAGTGGACGACAAAGACATACACGACGAGAACGTGGCCTTCCTCTTCGACACCGAACCTGGCGCCACCCTTAACAGCCTCCTTTCCGAGGCTTCGACGTCCTCCGAGGATGACTCGCTCTTTTCCCCGCCGTCACTAACGTACGCCTACGGGGGAAAGGATAGGGATCAGGAGGGTGTTGATGTCGGTGGCAATTACTGTAACAACACGAGCTCGAAGCTGGTACGGACGGCCATGAGGAACAAAGAGAGAGAACCGAGTGAGGAGGAGAAGTGGGTGTGTTACTCGGAGGTACTAGTGGAGAAGAAGGAGCTGGAAGAGGTGAGCAGCTGCACGGCGGACGTATGGCCGCCTTGTGCAATAAAACGGACGAAGATGCAGGGGTTGCTGTCGTTGAAGCTTGATTATCAGGGCATCTTAAACGCTTGGTCTGGAAAGGGCTCGCTTTTCATTGCCGGAGAGTCCCCCCACAGACTGTGCCTGACTTGCACGAGGATCGGTTTTTTGCCCATGACGGTGCCAATGTAAGATCTTAGCTACGTACAGTTCTATATCCTTATTATTATCTCaacaattttcataattcataTACATATGTTTAAATTGTGAAGCTGGATGAAGATCATAGTTATATCATTGTggcattaataaatttttttcgtATTTGACTCCGGCCGATTGCTTATTGGAATTCTGGGCAACATCACCTTTTCGCTTATGGTGGCCCAAGCGCACCTTACCCAGCTGTAGCTATGGCCCAGTTCACCAACACTTTATGTTGTTGGTTGGAATGACTGATATTTTCAACTTTAGATTACTGCAGTGACCCATAGAAAGATTTTACTCATGTTTACTACagcacacatgattttttttattgaatcaaataaaaatatggtgTATGGTATAAACATCACGATCGATGAATATAGCATTATAGGTGCTCGTGACCGTAACCCAAGCTTGCAGGAAGATCTACAATCcacattcttctttttcttcactcGCATAGGAGAGGGGCTTGGGTTAGATTGGGGTTGTTtccttattaaaaaacaaaacaaaaatagtggGGTTGGACTCTTACTTTGACACTTGCCAAGAGTTTTGGGAGGAATGAAATGTGAAAGAGTAGAAACCTATACTTGGAAGCCTTTCTAGGGCCAATAAACGGTTCAGACTGCAGAGGGCATTGACAATCACTCCTTCCAATAATAGATAGATAAAGCTAATTAAAAAACTGGTATAATTGTCAAATCAAGTGTTTTTTTCCTTGTGTCTTAAAGATCCAAACATAAAAGATATAATATCTATCATTccattatactatattatattctGTCTTGGTCCATCGACATCGGCCAGAAACGAATAACCAAAAAGTAATTTGCATAGTTGGTCTCGGAACTGCATGCACTGAAGTTGGGTTGTGACATTTGTTGATTGGGCAGATTCTAGGGGATGGGTGGGGCAGCGTTGGTAATATATGGGCGGTTCCAGAAATGGGTTGTAGTAGTACCGATATTTGTGGCATGAAAGTGGAGGAGGAAGCGGAAGGCAAAGATGGTTGGAAGACGAGGCACAGAGAAGCAAGCGTGTtgagatacaaggagaagaggcAGAACAGACTCTTCTCAAAGCGTATCCGATACGAAGTTCGAAAGCTTAATGCTGAGAAGCGACCCCGTATGAAGGTATATAACCCtcaccctctttcatttcttctttgtttttgtcttttttgcaAAGTGAAATCGCTGCTTGTCTTAAAAAGAGTTGGGCAGGTTTGGAGATGgaatgagatataaaattctcatctcatctcataattacatattttttaaatctccatacaaaatataataaacaattcaaattttttaaatcctaattcaccttttttcaaatcttaatacaataataatattaaaatataatattttaaactctcaaacaaaacacaaaattttcatctcacctTCCAAACCTGCTCTTAGAATTTAGGATTAGATTTCTCCtcttaaaattataacttagtcttaaaaatttaaatcgataagaaaagataaattttattatttattttataagaataaacaattttttaaattatcgtGACTTCATTTTatctgttagatttattttataataaaaataattttataatttaataaattacataaaattatatcaatttataagatcatttttatttaatcgcTCGGTAGCTAGATTACTTCCCAAAAACAAATTGACGGAAAATGTCGGTGGCCATCCTCAGTAGTGTTTTCCAATCAAGAAAGAGTTGCATTCAAGTTGGACTGCCTGTGAAGTGTGAACAGGGAAATATTTAATCAACATTTCCGATGTGTAATGTGTCAAGTCAACATATTAATTGAGAAAATGGTGCATGATGCTGAAACGTCTAGCTAATTCTTGCCATCTCTGAGGCTACCGGCAATCAGTATGAAATTCTGAATTCATTAACCCTAATTTTATCTTGTTAGAGGATGTCCCAATTCTGTCTCATGTTTCACTTTCAATCGATGTCACAAGACCCACACCGCTATTAATTTCAAAGCTACCTTGTTTTGACAAgtcttttttcaaaaacttcACAGTAATCCTATCCTATCCTACTTTAAATTTTGGTCGTGACAAGTACTGTTTGATTTGTTTATGAACAACTGGTCAAACCAAACTCTGTCTGAGGTCTCTAATCCAAATGGACTTTGCTCAATCTC harbors:
- the LOC121251144 gene encoding uncharacterized protein LOC121251144, coding for MCNKNSPLDMKTRSRTKKEKARATLKPARKTRTKTRKPKFLSLRLELSSENSPTSSQMTHSHKNNQHDADDHSSQHQLNLFPLHPENLVDDKDIHDENVAFLFDTEPGATLNSLLSEASTSSEDDSLFSPPSLTYAYGGKDRDQEGVDVGGNYCNNTSSKLVRTAMRNKEREPSEEEKWVCYSEVLVEKKELEEVSSCTADVWPPCAIKRTKMQGLLSLKLDYQGILNAWSGKGSLFIAGESPHRLCLTCTRIGFLPMTVPIF